From one Candidatus Chlorobium masyuteum genomic stretch:
- a CDS encoding iron-sulfur cluster assembly scaffold protein, which produces MLQAGEWAYSDTLKEHFMNPKNILQGENTDDFDGVGMEGNLQCGDQMMVVIKVDREKDVITDCQWKTYGCASAIASTSVLSEMVKGRTLDQAFNISPKEVALELGGLPDNKIHCSVLGDKALRAAINDYYTRNGMTDKVKKADVKVICQCMNVTDHDIEDAVLEGARTYLELQEHTKLGTVCGQCKDEAEVLLEKFKHIHFGV; this is translated from the coding sequence ATGCTGCAAGCAGGTGAGTGGGCATATAGCGATACGCTGAAGGAACATTTCATGAACCCTAAGAATATTCTGCAGGGTGAGAATACCGATGATTTCGATGGAGTAGGTATGGAAGGCAACCTGCAGTGCGGGGATCAGATGATGGTGGTCATAAAGGTAGACCGCGAAAAAGATGTGATCACCGACTGTCAGTGGAAAACATACGGTTGTGCAAGTGCAATTGCCAGCACTTCGGTTCTTTCCGAGATGGTCAAGGGTCGGACGCTTGACCAGGCATTCAATATCTCCCCGAAAGAGGTTGCCCTGGAGCTTGGAGGTCTTCCGGATAACAAGATTCACTGCTCGGTGCTTGGTGACAAGGCTCTGCGGGCAGCCATCAACGACTACTATACCCGTAACGGCATGACCGACAAGGTCAAGAAAGCGGATGTTAAGGTGATATGCCAGTGCATGAATGTTACCGATCACGATATTGAGGATGCTGTGCTTGAAGGTGCCCGTACCTATCTGGAGCTGCAGGAACACACCAAACTTGGAACGGTATGCGGCCAGTGCAAGGATGAAGCTGAAGTGCTGCTTGAAAAGTTCAAGCATATCCA
- a CDS encoding cysteine desulfurase family protein — protein sequence MKVYFDHNATTPLHPEVKKEMIAAMEMFGNPSSMHAYGREARANVEASRRKVAEFIGAHDEEIIFVGSGSEANNTVLSLFVCATNQCVGGCGMRSTIITTRIEHPCVLETAECLAHRGANVKYLDVDRYGKIDLDQLQGMLGDDVGLVSVMMANNEIGTLQDIEAITKMVHASGAYMHTDAVQAVGKVPVDVRRLGVDFLTISGHKIYGPKGVGALFVKKGVSYCPLIRGGHQERGRRAGTENTLGILGLGRAVEMRALEMPEEHNRMVQLKTALKEGIEARIDDISINGHPTDSLAGTLNVSFEGVEGEAVLLYLDLEGIAVSTGSACASGSLDPSHVLLATGVDAERAHGSIRFSMGRESTMQEVDYLLDVLPRTINKIRNMSTAYIKGGVHAASR from the coding sequence ATGAAGGTTTATTTTGATCACAATGCCACCACTCCACTGCATCCGGAGGTGAAAAAAGAGATGATTGCGGCCATGGAGATGTTCGGCAACCCTTCGAGCATGCACGCATACGGACGTGAAGCACGTGCAAATGTTGAGGCGTCACGCAGGAAAGTAGCTGAATTTATCGGGGCGCACGATGAGGAGATTATTTTTGTCGGCAGCGGGTCCGAGGCAAACAATACCGTGCTATCACTCTTTGTCTGTGCGACGAATCAGTGTGTCGGCGGTTGCGGGATGCGCAGTACGATTATTACCACGAGAATCGAACACCCCTGTGTGCTTGAAACGGCTGAATGTCTTGCACACCGCGGGGCAAATGTCAAATATCTTGATGTTGACCGTTACGGCAAAATCGATCTCGATCAGCTTCAGGGTATGCTTGGTGATGATGTCGGTCTGGTTTCGGTTATGATGGCAAACAATGAGATCGGTACCCTTCAGGATATTGAAGCCATTACAAAAATGGTTCATGCAAGCGGTGCCTATATGCATACTGACGCCGTTCAGGCAGTAGGGAAAGTGCCTGTTGATGTCCGCAGGCTCGGTGTGGATTTTCTGACTATTTCAGGTCACAAGATATATGGTCCTAAAGGTGTCGGTGCTCTTTTTGTGAAAAAAGGAGTCTCCTACTGCCCGCTGATCCGGGGCGGTCACCAGGAGAGGGGACGGAGGGCCGGAACGGAAAATACGCTCGGCATTCTCGGCCTCGGCCGTGCTGTAGAGATGAGAGCGCTTGAAATGCCTGAGGAGCACAATCGGATGGTTCAGCTTAAAACGGCCCTTAAAGAGGGGATAGAAGCGCGTATTGACGATATCTCTATCAATGGTCACCCGACAGACTCTCTTGCTGGAACGCTTAATGTCTCTTTTGAAGGCGTGGAGGGCGAAGCAGTTCTGCTCTATCTGGATCTGGAAGGCATAGCCGTCTCAACAGGATCAGCCTGTGCATCGGGTTCTCTTGACCCTTCCCATGTTCTTCTTGCTACCGGTGTGGATGCCGAGCGTGCGCACGGCTCAATACGGTTCAGTATGGGACGGGAGAGTACAATGCAGGAGGTGGATTATCTTCTTGACGTATTACCAAGAACAATTAACAAAATAAGAAACATGTCAACGGCATATATAAAAGGAGGAGTACATGCTGCAAGCAGGTGA
- a CDS encoding helix-turn-helix domain-containing protein, protein MTDKVSSSSALELMARELKRARMESNLPLEDISRQITIQKSYLENIEEGDFTFLSRAYIFAYIKSYARFLGVGNDEILEQCRKDLQVSGATTRAATDEGASAEKQRRITDEYPSEVRIQKSLVSWKTLTALIVLIAVAVLAALYFSGNFQLSVTPAPTPVAMPSPAVEDTVAVAEQIVDSLAVKSDDKSNPSVDREHPAPPEIQTPPATPASPERPAPPQPPARREAPAAEEPAVSR, encoded by the coding sequence ATGACGGACAAGGTATCAAGCAGTAGTGCGCTGGAGCTTATGGCAAGGGAGCTGAAGAGAGCCAGAATGGAGAGTAATCTCCCCCTTGAGGATATCAGCCGACAGATCACCATTCAGAAAAGCTATCTCGAAAATATAGAGGAGGGGGATTTCACTTTCCTCTCCAGAGCCTATATTTTTGCCTATATCAAGTCCTATGCCAGGTTTTTAGGTGTCGGCAATGATGAGATACTTGAGCAGTGCAGAAAAGATCTGCAGGTCTCCGGAGCAACTACTCGAGCTGCGACGGATGAAGGCGCTTCAGCAGAGAAACAGAGAAGAATCACTGACGAATATCCTTCGGAAGTCCGGATTCAGAAATCATTGGTTTCATGGAAAACGCTTACGGCATTGATTGTTCTCATTGCTGTGGCTGTTCTTGCCGCTCTTTATTTCTCCGGTAATTTCCAGTTGTCCGTAACTCCGGCTCCGACTCCGGTTGCTATGCCATCGCCAGCGGTGGAGGATACCGTTGCGGTTGCCGAGCAGATCGTTGATTCTCTTGCGGTCAAAAGTGACGATAAATCAAACCCCTCTGTGGATCGCGAGCATCCTGCTCCTCCGGAAATCCAGACTCCGCCGGCTACGCCTGCATCTCCGGAACGTCCGGCTCCTCCGCAGCCTCCCGCCCGTCGGGAAGCCCCTGCTGCCGAGGAACCCGCTGTTTCCCGTTAG
- a CDS encoding tetratricopeptide repeat protein yields the protein MHIRLLPIFSGLLLLGFSFFSLSCSSGNSAEENPTKLYEQASAYKNKGEYLKAIDCYNKGIALDSLNITSPKVVAALHEKRALEGVTGSYYDALRTTLRLEQLPEGVLSDSLRNAMLAEKAAWLRELGSFRGAAAALEKLSSPTPQNRFELASLYREIGECRKAAEIYSEFTGMERDPVIRITALAGLLQCKVAEPELNIDSADAIAGKIAAESGRVFGMQEALIERIQALRTASKSLQLLPNHKRNASYLLFRALTLAEESKNQLLVQILRFESNAVIVRKPDSFREAAEYFRLKNLPYARSAALFMLAESDGIDDAERVSSLQQGFSVSRNSAPPWPGEAFLQLEKNAGKRLVGLLLEKSRIFELFDASEQTGFLALQRSIQQDRRSLLPGKEHAALNAEICRLQHELSGLLQRKADIFFRGEGYEKNRAADQAINIKRGRLLELVSRVRSINPRAAEIMRFSPEALQSVQGRLKDDQAIIKPLISDSLCGVMLIGKRQLQIAVSSSFDSLHTADSSIRAFRRELAHGNIHQTVEKEWFRKAFSESLQGSIEGYRHLVIISADLFPFHILAEGNHSMDEKRYSYLQSITEFSLLSQPLKPEIGASKIYFYPVDNVSGARIHKLFAPRDRIFLLWKAYRNSELDALRQQIALAMQGTVSASEAMVSIAETSAGGREIWRYVSLYGDD from the coding sequence ATGCATATTCGCCTCTTGCCGATCTTCTCGGGACTTCTTCTTCTCGGGTTTTCTTTTTTTTCTCTCTCATGCAGTTCGGGCAACAGTGCAGAGGAAAACCCGACCAAACTATACGAGCAGGCATCGGCATATAAAAACAAGGGGGAGTATCTCAAAGCGATCGACTGTTACAATAAAGGGATCGCTCTTGACAGTCTGAACATTACCTCGCCGAAAGTTGTTGCTGCATTGCATGAGAAGAGAGCGCTTGAGGGAGTGACCGGTTCCTACTACGACGCACTGAGAACAACACTGCGTCTTGAGCAGCTTCCTGAAGGAGTGCTCTCCGATTCACTTCGTAACGCAATGCTTGCGGAGAAGGCGGCCTGGCTTCGGGAGCTTGGAAGTTTTCGGGGGGCAGCTGCGGCACTTGAAAAACTCTCTTCTCCGACACCGCAAAACCGTTTCGAGCTGGCATCGCTCTACCGGGAGATTGGTGAGTGCCGAAAGGCGGCGGAGATCTATAGTGAGTTTACCGGTATGGAGCGTGACCCGGTCATTCGGATAACGGCCTTGGCCGGGCTGCTTCAGTGCAAGGTTGCTGAGCCGGAGCTCAATATCGATAGTGCTGATGCCATTGCCGGAAAGATTGCTGCGGAGTCCGGACGGGTGTTTGGCATGCAGGAGGCCTTGATTGAAAGGATTCAGGCGCTCCGTACCGCATCAAAAAGTTTGCAGCTCCTTCCGAACCATAAGCGTAATGCCAGCTACCTTCTCTTCAGGGCGCTTACGCTTGCCGAAGAGTCCAAAAATCAGCTGCTCGTGCAGATTCTCCGCTTTGAATCCAATGCGGTTATCGTGCGCAAGCCTGACTCTTTTCGTGAGGCCGCCGAATATTTTCGGTTGAAAAACTTGCCCTATGCCCGCTCAGCAGCACTCTTTATGCTGGCTGAAAGCGACGGGATTGATGATGCAGAGAGAGTCTCATCCCTGCAGCAGGGCTTTTCTGTCAGCCGTAACAGTGCCCCCCCCTGGCCCGGAGAGGCCTTTCTTCAGCTTGAAAAAAATGCCGGGAAACGGCTTGTCGGCCTTCTGCTTGAAAAATCAAGGATTTTTGAGCTCTTTGATGCTTCCGAACAGACCGGTTTTCTTGCACTTCAGCGATCAATACAGCAGGATCGGCGAAGTTTACTGCCGGGGAAAGAGCATGCGGCACTTAATGCCGAGATATGCCGGTTACAACACGAGCTTTCAGGATTGCTGCAGCGCAAAGCCGATATTTTTTTCCGTGGTGAAGGTTATGAAAAAAACAGAGCTGCCGATCAGGCAATAAATATAAAGAGAGGCCGCTTGCTGGAGCTCGTTTCGAGGGTGCGCAGTATAAATCCGCGTGCGGCTGAAATCATGCGGTTTTCCCCTGAAGCACTTCAATCTGTTCAGGGAAGGCTTAAGGATGATCAGGCGATCATAAAGCCATTGATTTCCGACTCACTATGCGGAGTTATGCTTATCGGGAAGCGACAGTTGCAGATTGCCGTAAGCAGCAGCTTTGATTCTCTGCATACCGCCGATTCATCCATACGTGCGTTCAGGCGTGAATTGGCTCACGGAAATATACACCAGACAGTCGAAAAGGAGTGGTTTAGAAAAGCGTTCAGTGAATCACTCCAGGGCTCAATTGAGGGTTATCGGCATCTGGTTATCATTTCCGCGGATCTATTTCCATTCCATATTTTGGCAGAAGGGAATCATTCCATGGATGAAAAAAGGTATTCATATCTGCAATCCATAACAGAGTTTTCTCTGTTATCACAGCCGTTGAAGCCGGAGATCGGGGCTTCAAAAATATATTTTTATCCGGTTGATAATGTTTCAGGAGCAAGGATACATAAACTTTTTGCCCCCCGGGACAGGATTTTTCTGCTCTGGAAAGCGTACCGGAATTCAGAGCTTGATGCACTTCGCCAACAGATAGCCCTTGCAATGCAGGGTACCGTATCTGCTTCTGAAGCAATGGTTTCTATTGCTGAAACATCTGCAGGAGGTCGTGAAATATGGCGATATGTTTCTTTATACGGTGATGATTAA
- a CDS encoding peroxiredoxin — MIAENTKAPAFTLPDSDGKMVSLSEFIGKKVLLIFYPGDDTPVCTAQLCDYRNNVTEFTKRGIVVLGISSDSVESHKKFGEKHQLPFTLLSDTKKSTAKAYDALGFLGMSQRAYVLIDELGEVVLSYSDLLPITYQPMRDLLAKIDAA, encoded by the coding sequence ATGATAGCTGAAAACACAAAAGCACCGGCTTTCACCCTACCGGACAGTGACGGAAAAATGGTTTCACTGTCGGAGTTCATCGGCAAAAAAGTGCTGCTTATCTTCTATCCGGGTGATGACACACCGGTCTGTACCGCCCAGTTGTGCGATTACCGGAACAACGTGACGGAGTTCACCAAACGGGGCATTGTCGTGCTCGGCATCAGCTCTGACAGTGTAGAGTCACATAAGAAGTTCGGAGAGAAACATCAGCTCCCCTTCACCCTGCTCAGCGACACGAAAAAATCAACCGCAAAAGCCTACGACGCCCTCGGATTCCTCGGCATGTCGCAGCGCGCCTATGTGCTTATTGACGAACTCGGAGAGGTAGTACTCTCCTACAGCGATCTCTTGCCGATTACCTATCAGCCGATGAGGGATCTGTTAGCGAAAATAGACGCCGCATAG
- the tnpA gene encoding IS200/IS605 family transposase gives MANSYTQIHIQAVFAVKRREHLLHDVLRDELCRYLTGIIQQNGHKVLAINGMPDHLHVLFGMRPNQSLSELMKEVKAHSAKWINENQKVHGHFEWQEGYGAFSYERSALPNVISYIMNQKDHHNVKTFMEEYRELLKDFEVSFDEKYLFHVPQ, from the coding sequence ATGGCAAACAGCTATACGCAGATTCACATTCAGGCGGTATTTGCTGTAAAACGTCGTGAGCATTTATTGCATGATGTTTTAAGAGATGAACTGTGCCGATATCTGACTGGAATTATTCAGCAAAATGGTCACAAGGTGCTTGCCATCAATGGCATGCCCGATCATCTGCATGTTTTGTTTGGAATGAGACCAAATCAGTCTCTTTCTGAGCTGATGAAAGAGGTTAAAGCACATTCAGCAAAATGGATCAATGAAAATCAGAAAGTTCACGGCCATTTTGAGTGGCAGGAAGGGTATGGTGCTTTTTCGTATGAAAGATCAGCGTTGCCGAATGTCATTTCATACATCATGAATCAGAAAGATCATCATAACGTTAAAACCTTTATGGAGGAGTACCGGGAGCTGCTGAAGGATTTTGAGGTGTCGTTTGATGAGAAATACCTGTTTCATGTTCCGCAATAA
- the tsaA gene encoding tRNA (N6-threonylcarbamoyladenosine(37)-N6)-methyltransferase TrmO, with protein sequence MEIEPIGIIHTPFESKKECPMQTVYASDSPGRIEIFMNFEAGLKDIETFSHIYLLYLFDRAGSMELVRPTFLDDEPHGIYASRHPCRPNSIGLSVVKLLRRENNILFVEGVDILNKTPLLDIKPYIPKFDAVVSASEGWTAGKPWRPKPEGRE encoded by the coding sequence ATGGAAATAGAGCCGATTGGAATTATACATACGCCCTTCGAGTCAAAGAAGGAGTGCCCAATGCAAACGGTTTATGCATCGGATTCGCCTGGTCGCATCGAGATATTCATGAACTTTGAAGCCGGCCTGAAGGATATCGAGACCTTCTCTCATATTTATCTACTCTATCTCTTTGACCGGGCCGGAAGCATGGAGCTGGTACGTCCGACATTTCTTGATGATGAGCCGCACGGCATCTACGCGTCAAGACATCCATGCCGCCCAAATAGCATAGGGCTCTCTGTCGTAAAGTTACTACGCCGGGAAAACAATATTCTGTTCGTTGAGGGTGTTGATATCCTGAACAAGACACCGCTATTGGACATTAAACCATACATACCAAAGTTCGACGCTGTTGTTTCAGCATCAGAAGGGTGGACTGCCGGAAAGCCATGGCGTCCAAAACCGGAAGGCAGAGAGTGA
- a CDS encoding DUF1801 domain-containing protein produces the protein MSSQRIKTFLEALCIHGEERYDLVQALREVVLALDDSITEEIKYGGLLFSAGKPFCGIFSYAKHVSLEFSEGAVLPDPHRVLEGEGKFRRHIKLLSQEEIHSKHIPEYLALAFKAAGTN, from the coding sequence ATGAGCTCTCAGCGTATCAAAACATTTCTTGAAGCTCTCTGTATTCATGGAGAGGAACGCTACGACCTTGTGCAGGCATTGCGCGAAGTTGTGCTTGCTCTGGACGACTCGATCACCGAGGAGATTAAATATGGCGGGCTCCTCTTCTCTGCAGGTAAACCATTCTGCGGTATTTTCTCCTACGCAAAGCACGTTTCGCTTGAGTTCAGCGAAGGCGCGGTTCTACCTGACCCGCACAGGGTGCTTGAAGGTGAAGGGAAATTCCGCCGTCATATCAAGCTTCTTTCTCAGGAAGAGATCCATTCAAAGCACATCCCTGAATATCTTGCGCTGGCGTTCAAAGCTGCCGGGACGAATTGA
- a CDS encoding Lcl domain-containing protein, which yields MKFIAPKQIVRLWIVLLLSGLSMVTFSTLSNAAALGDATGGGIVFFVDKTGEHGLIAARQDLPGHSAGINYDGFFTWKDAKKGCENLELNGFSDWFLPNKEQLNQLFAARVLVGGFGGSDYWSSTENGSKAAWGQYFLSGVQYSGTKTHVDRVRAIRSF from the coding sequence ATGAAATTCATTGCACCAAAACAGATCGTCCGTCTCTGGATCGTGTTACTGCTTAGTGGACTGAGTATGGTTACGTTTTCTACGCTATCGAATGCGGCAGCTCTCGGTGATGCGACAGGTGGAGGTATTGTCTTTTTTGTCGATAAAACAGGTGAGCATGGCCTGATTGCCGCCAGGCAGGATCTGCCGGGTCACTCAGCCGGTATTAACTATGACGGCTTTTTTACCTGGAAAGATGCCAAAAAAGGTTGTGAAAATCTTGAACTGAACGGCTTCAGCGACTGGTTCCTGCCAAACAAGGAGCAGTTGAACCAGCTCTTTGCCGCCCGGGTTCTGGTCGGTGGTTTTGGCGGAAGCGACTACTGGAGCTCCACCGAGAATGGATCAAAAGCAGCCTGGGGTCAGTACTTCCTGAGCGGCGTTCAGTACTCCGGCACCAAAACCCACGTTGACCGTGTCCGGGCAATCCGGTCGTTCTGA
- a CDS encoding nucleoside-diphosphate kinase: MERTLTILKPDCVRKQLIGAVIDKIERAGFRVVAMKKTRLTKETAGEFYAVHRERPFYGELVEFMSSGPCVPMILEKANAVADFRTVIGATDPAQADEGTIRKLYADSKGENIIHGSDSVENAAIEASFFFAAEEVVRSN; this comes from the coding sequence ATGGAAAGAACGCTTACCATCCTCAAGCCGGACTGTGTCCGCAAGCAGCTTATCGGTGCAGTTATCGACAAAATTGAACGCGCAGGCTTCCGGGTTGTAGCCATGAAAAAGACCAGACTCACCAAAGAGACCGCCGGAGAATTTTATGCCGTACACCGTGAACGCCCTTTTTACGGCGAACTGGTTGAGTTCATGTCGTCAGGCCCCTGCGTACCGATGATTCTTGAGAAAGCAAATGCCGTCGCTGATTTCCGTACCGTAATCGGTGCAACCGATCCAGCCCAGGCTGATGAAGGCACGATCCGCAAGCTCTATGCCGACAGCAAGGGTGAGAACATCATCCACGGTTCTGACTCTGTCGAAAACGCCGCTATCGAGGCATCGTTCTTCTTCGCAGCCGAAGAGGTTGTCAGAAGCAACTGA
- a CDS encoding AI-2E family transporter, translating to MNSIKANQVILLLVLLFMSALFFAMIRYFLMAIFLAAIFSALAMPLFNRYKRWFRGRQSLSAAMTIVTLLLVVFLPLAALLGVVASQAVRLSSIALPLIQQQIKEPAAFDQQLRTLPFYDELALYREEILKKAGELASQAGSLLFSSISSFTVSAVNDLFLLFIFLYTMFFFLKDGQLFLDRILACLPLTKSDEFRLLDRFLSVTRATLKGTLVVGVVQGSLAGLALHFAGIESAIFWGTVMSVISVVPVLGPPIVWVPAVIYLAATGQYPQAIGVALFCSIVVGQIDNIIRPILIGRDTRMHELMIFFSTLGGIGLFGLFGFILGPIIAALFVTLWEMYAESFSEFLTEIKGEKPAGE from the coding sequence ATGAACAGCATCAAAGCCAATCAGGTCATACTTCTTCTTGTATTACTGTTCATGTCGGCCCTGTTTTTTGCCATGATCCGCTATTTTCTCATGGCTATTTTTCTTGCGGCCATCTTTTCTGCGCTTGCCATGCCGCTTTTCAACCGCTACAAGAGATGGTTCAGAGGGCGCCAGAGTCTTAGTGCGGCCATGACCATTGTCACGCTTCTTCTTGTTGTTTTTCTCCCTCTCGCGGCGCTCCTTGGTGTTGTCGCTTCCCAGGCAGTCCGCTTGAGCAGTATCGCGCTGCCCCTGATACAGCAGCAGATCAAGGAACCTGCAGCTTTTGATCAGCAGCTGCGTACGCTGCCCTTTTATGATGAACTTGCGCTCTATCGTGAGGAGATTCTCAAAAAAGCAGGGGAGCTCGCTTCACAGGCAGGGTCACTGCTTTTCAGCTCGATCTCCTCATTTACCGTTTCCGCGGTCAATGACCTGTTTCTGCTCTTTATCTTTCTCTACACCATGTTCTTCTTTTTAAAGGACGGGCAGCTTTTTCTGGACAGGATTCTCGCCTGTCTTCCCCTTACCAAGAGCGATGAATTCAGGCTTCTTGACCGCTTTCTTTCGGTGACGAGGGCTACGCTCAAAGGGACTCTCGTCGTGGGAGTTGTCCAGGGCTCTCTTGCCGGCCTTGCGCTGCATTTTGCCGGAATCGAGAGTGCCATTTTCTGGGGAACCGTAATGTCGGTCATTTCGGTTGTGCCGGTTCTCGGTCCTCCGATCGTATGGGTTCCTGCCGTCATCTATCTTGCCGCAACCGGGCAGTATCCTCAAGCTATAGGCGTTGCGCTCTTTTGCAGCATTGTTGTCGGTCAGATTGACAATATCATCCGTCCTATCCTGATCGGGCGCGATACACGGATGCATGAACTGATGATATTTTTCAGCACGCTTGGTGGCATCGGGCTTTTCGGACTTTTCGGTTTTATTCTCGGTCCCATTATCGCAGCGCTATTTGTTACGCTGTGGGAGATGTATGCCGAGAGCTTCAGCGAATTTCTTACAGAGATTAAAGGCGAAAAGCCAGCCGGGGAGTGA
- a CDS encoding 16S rRNA (uracil(1498)-N(3))-methyltransferase, producing the protein MELFYTTREHIDIDAGRIVIDSDEFHHLARVLRKQKGELILVTDGNGIRCEARISEVGKSSLEAEILDHRLVGEPKTGVTVALSMLKNPQRFEWFLEKSTELGVSSIIPMITARTLAQPSKERVQGRLKRWKTIVLSAARQSKRCYLPALSEPLTFAQVSALQGYDLKLIPYEASEEAPKVECAGKKTLFMIGGEGGFTDIEVEKAKTAGFCEISLGRTILRAETAGIFAVALVRTRLLGEERSEWF; encoded by the coding sequence ATGGAACTGTTTTATACAACACGTGAGCATATCGATATTGATGCCGGGCGCATCGTGATTGACAGCGATGAGTTTCATCATCTTGCGCGTGTTTTGAGAAAACAGAAGGGAGAGTTGATTCTTGTAACCGATGGCAACGGCATTCGCTGTGAGGCCAGGATTTCAGAGGTCGGCAAATCGTCGCTTGAAGCGGAGATTCTTGACCATCGTCTTGTCGGTGAGCCGAAAACCGGCGTTACAGTCGCGCTCTCCATGCTCAAGAATCCGCAGCGGTTCGAGTGGTTTCTCGAAAAGTCTACCGAACTCGGCGTCTCGTCCATCATTCCCATGATCACGGCGCGCACACTCGCCCAGCCATCAAAAGAGAGGGTCCAGGGGCGGCTTAAACGGTGGAAAACCATTGTGCTCTCAGCGGCACGTCAGTCAAAACGCTGCTATCTGCCCGCGCTCAGTGAGCCGCTCACCTTTGCCCAGGTCTCAGCGCTTCAGGGCTATGATCTCAAGCTGATTCCCTACGAAGCCTCGGAGGAGGCCCCGAAAGTAGAGTGTGCCGGCAAAAAGACGCTTTTCATGATCGGCGGTGAAGGCGGATTTACAGATATTGAAGTGGAGAAAGCCAAAACCGCCGGTTTTTGTGAGATTTCGCTGGGAAGAACCATTCTCAGGGCTGAAACCGCCGGCATATTTGCGGTTGCACTGGTTCGAACCCGGTTGCTTGGGGAGGAGCGCTCCGAGTGGTTTTAG
- a CDS encoding ComF family protein, which translates to MLEELLHLLCPNVCIVCRKGLVPGEKYCCSSCMEEFDSFSTPSSSEAMLRHTIASRFGGKFPFEKGWCRYLFHKESSLQQALHAMKYEGLFNLANSFGRQLGEWMLEGCNTPDIDCIVPVPLHSLKKIERSYNQSDKIAEGIAAVLHKPVRRDLLKRKRNTRSQTGLSAAARKKNVDGAFQTLPALTVRHLLLVDDVVTTGATMAAAAAALRDGGAERISIAAVALAAKE; encoded by the coding sequence ATGCTTGAAGAGCTGCTTCATCTTCTCTGCCCCAATGTCTGCATTGTCTGCAGAAAAGGACTTGTTCCCGGCGAAAAGTATTGCTGCAGCTCCTGCATGGAGGAGTTCGACTCGTTTTCAACGCCATCGTCATCAGAAGCGATGCTTCGTCATACCATAGCTTCGCGTTTTGGCGGAAAATTCCCCTTTGAAAAGGGGTGGTGCCGTTACCTCTTTCACAAAGAGAGTTCGCTGCAGCAGGCGCTTCATGCCATGAAATATGAAGGGCTCTTCAATCTCGCAAACAGTTTTGGCCGGCAGTTGGGAGAGTGGATGCTTGAGGGGTGTAACACCCCTGATATTGACTGTATTGTTCCGGTTCCGCTTCATTCGCTGAAAAAAATCGAACGCTCCTATAACCAGTCCGATAAAATTGCAGAAGGGATCGCCGCGGTATTGCACAAGCCTGTTCGCCGGGATCTGCTGAAGAGAAAACGCAATACACGCTCTCAGACCGGACTTTCGGCAGCGGCACGGAAAAAGAATGTAGATGGAGCGTTTCAGACTTTACCGGCCCTCACCGTGCGCCACCTGCTTCTTGTCGATGATGTGGTCACAACAGGGGCGACCATGGCTGCCGCCGCCGCCGCACTCCGTGACGGCGGTGCCGAACGTATTTCAATTGCTGCAGTTGCTTTGGCTGCAAAGGAGTAA